The following coding sequences lie in one Lolium perenne isolate Kyuss_39 chromosome 2, Kyuss_2.0, whole genome shotgun sequence genomic window:
- the LOC139835848 gene encoding uncharacterized protein, whose translation MALQFYQELYSSEGSAQADQVLQLIDPVISADMNSKLTGAFADKEIEEALFQMGPTKAPGPDGLPALFYQRHWSLLKDAVVANRLKRFLPILISEEQSAFVPGRLITDNVLIAYECVHAIQKRKIKKPLCAVKLDMMKTYDRVEWRFLEEMMTKMGFCENWIHMIMRCVGTARFSVKLNGGLSEHFSPSRGFRQGDLLSPYLFLYCVEGFSALLRKAQVERRIEGVGFGRDSPTIAHLLFADDSIVFLEASTSNLAALRSILQIYVASSGQRVNLQKSSIFFGKGCPEQVKGELKEIINILGEALSEKYLGLPTVVGRSKDGVFKYVSDRSWSKIQELRQGRPGSSGSCEEHRGWLTLWGAEVPGKAKIHTWRLIKNGLAVGEELSRRHIKYGVNCVVCGREESLIHRFWGSPHSAEVWAQCRRLTGFPLTNPHKRVRTSSELQSWMLDWLSGLKEQELAVGIMVIYQNWLARNEAREDVKIEDPQSIARRSIHLVDEWANSRTKSLSEAHRVTEAWLPPAAGWLKANADRAFLKESETGGCGLVIRDHHGEFLLGASRFLRSVSDPERAELLACKLALELARNRRIEKICLESDCLAAITKLRSNDMDRSIHGPLVEEIKDLLKSFVEFSVCHSRRSSNGVAHCLARVGCINKVCNTWMDHPPEFIVNLLAQEGAG comes from the exons ATGGCGCTACAGTTTTATCAGGAGTTGTATTCGTCTGAAGGGTCTGCACAGGCGGACCAGGTCCTCCAGCTGATCGATCCTGTCATCTCGGCAGATATGAACTCAAAGCTTACTGGAGCTTTCGCCGACAAGGAGATAGAGGAAGCTCTGTTTCAGATGGGACCCACAAAGGCCCCCGGGCCTGATGGCTTGCCGGCGCTTTTCTACCAACGACACTGGTCGTTGTTAAAGGATGCA GTCGTTGCGAATAGGCTGAAGAGATTCCTCCCGATACTGATCTCCGAGGAACAGAGTGCGTTTGTGCCAGGACGGCTGATCACAGATAACGTGTTGATAGCGTATGAGTGTGTTCATGCCATTCAGAAGAGAAAGATAAAGAAACCTTTATGTGCAGTCAAGTTGGATATGATGAAGACGTACGATCGCGTGGAGTGGAGGTTTCTCGAAGAAATGATGACTAAGATGGGTTTCTGCGAGAACTGGATACATATGATCATGAGATGCGTTGGTACTGCCAGGTTCTCAGTGAAGTTGAATGGAGGTCTGTCCGAGCACTTCTCGCCATCCAGAGGGTTCAGGCAGGGGGACCTCTTGTCTCCTTACCTTTTCCTCTACTGTGTCGAAGGCTTCTCGGCACTATTGAGGAAGGCGCAGGTGGAACGGAGGATTGAGGGGGTGGGTTTTGGTCGGGACAGCCCTACCATTGCGCACCTTCTCTTTGCAGATGATAGTATAGTCTTCCTGGAGGCAAGCACGAGCAATCTCGCGGCCCTTAGAAGCATACTGCAAATATATGTAGCAAGCTCAGGGCAGCGTGTCAACCTTCAAAAATCATCTATCTTCTTTGGTAAGGGGTGCCCGGAGCAGGTGAAGGGTGAGCTGAAAGAAATCATCAATATTCTGGGGGAGGCTTTGTCAGAGAAATATTTGGGCCTGCCTACAGTGGTAGGACGCAGCAAGGATGGGGTTTTTAAATATGTGTCAGATAGGTCTTGGAGTAAG ATACAGGAGTTGAGGCAAGGGAGGCCAGGGTCATCGGGGTCGTGTGAAGAGCATCGAGGTTGGCTTACTCTCTGGGGAGCAGAGGTACCTGGCAAGGCAAAGATACACACCTGGAGGCTGATCAAGAACGGGCTGGCGGTGGGAGAGGAGCTGAGTAGGAGGCACATAAAATATGGGGTGAACTGTGTGGTGTGTGGCCGAGAGGAGTCCCTGATCCACCGGTTTTGGGGCAGCCCTCACTCAGCTGAAGTTTGGGCTCAATGCCGGCGATTGACAGGGTTCCCCTTGACCAACCCCCACAAGCGAGTCAGAACCTCAAGCGAGCTCCAGAGTTGGATGCTGGATTGGCTGAGTGGTCTAAAGGAACAAGAACTAGCTGTCGGCATCATGGTGATCTATCAGAACTGGTTGGCAAGAAATGAGGCCAGGGAGGACGTCAAGATCGAGGATCCGCAGTCTATTGCCCGACGATCGATTCACTTAGTGGATGAGTGGGCTAATAGCAGAACTAAATCATTGTCTGAGGCACACAGGGTGACAGAGGCTTGGTTGCCACCTGCTGCGGGTTGGCTCAAGGCGAATGCGGACAGGGCGTTCTTGAAGGAATCAGAAACAGGCGGGTGTGGCTTGGTGATCCGCGACCACCACGGTGAGTTCCTACTGGGTGCTAGCCGTTTTTTACGGTCCGTGTCTGATCCGGAGAGAGCCGAACTATTGGCGTGTAAACTGGCGTTGGAGCTTGCGAGGAACAGGAGGATTGAGAAGATATGCCTGGAGTCAGATTGTCTTGCTGCGATTACGAAGCTTCGAAGCAACGATATGGACCGTTCGATACACGGGCCTCTCGTGGAAGAGATCAAGGATCTGCTGAAGAGTTTCGTGGAGTTTTCAGTATGCCACTCCCGTAGGTCGTCTAATGGCGTCGCGCATTGTCTAGCGCGAGTAGGCTGCATAAATAAAGTGTGTAACACCTGGATGGATCATCCACCAGAGTTCATTGTGAACCTCTTAGCACAGGAAGGTGCTGGTTAG